A single genomic interval of Lathyrus oleraceus cultivar Zhongwan6 chromosome 7, CAAS_Psat_ZW6_1.0, whole genome shotgun sequence harbors:
- the LOC127100352 gene encoding probable arabinosyltransferase ARAD1 — protein MRYPKNMNEEGTRGRKPKHSFLSRFQTLFSTMTRKPVFKRTLAIFFIIVALYALVNTFFQSYDSSAFDSATFPFNTATASSILLAAGKSTFPAVKVYLYDLPRRFTYGVIQHHSLARGSRVDNIDLSSLKYPGHQHMAEWYLFSDLSRPDSERAGSPVVRVLDPEEADLFFVPFFSSLSLIVNPVRPPGSGPEKTAYVDEENQEALVEWLKRQAYWQRSKGRDHVIVASDPNAMYRVIDRVKNSVLLVSDFGRLRPDQGSLVKDVIVPYSHRIKTYTGDVGIDERNTLLFFMGNRYRKEGGKIRDTLFQILDTEKDVIIKHGAQSRESRRAASQGMHTSKFCLHPAGDTPSACRLFDAIVSLCVPVIISDSIELPFEDTIDYRKIAVFVETAPAIQPGYLVSILRGITRDRILEYQKELKEVKRYFEYDEPDGTVNEIWRQVSKKLPLIKLMINREKRLFTKETDCSCICTNQTAIRTL, from the exons ATGCGGTACCCAAAAAATATGAACGAAGAAGGAACCAGAGGCAGAAAACCTAAACACAGTTTTCTCTCTCGTTTCCAAACACTGTTTTCCACCATGACCCGAAAACCCGTTTTCAAACGAACCCTAGCAATTTTCTTCATTATCGTAGCTCTATACGCTCTCGTTAACACCTTCTTCCAATCCTATGATTCTTCTGCCTTTGATTCCGCTACCTTTCCGTTCAACACCGCCACGGCCTCGTCTATCCTTCTCGCCGCCGGTAAATCTACGTTTCCTGCTGTTAAGGTTTACCTCTACGATCTTCCTCGGAGGTTCACCTATGGGGTGATCCAGCATCATTCACTCGCGCGTGGCTCACGCGTTGATAATATCGATTTATCTTCTCTGAAGTATCCAGGTCACCAGCACATGGCGGAGTGGTACTTGTTTTCGGATCTATCTCGACCCGATTCGGAGCGTGCGGGTTCGCCTGTTGTTCGGGTTTTAGATCCAGAAGAAGCGGATTTGTTCTTCGTGCCGTTTTTCTCGTCGTTGAGCTTGATTGTGAACCCGGTCCGGCCTCCCGGTTCCGGTCCGGAGAAGACTGCTTACGTCGATGAGGAGAATCAAGAGGCATTGGTTGAGTGGCTAAAGAGGCAGGCGTATTGGCAGAGAAGTAAAGGAAGGGATCATGTGATTGTGGCTTCTGATCCGAATGCGATGTATCGGGTGATTGATCGGGTCAAGAACTCTGTGCTGCTTGTATCGGATTTTGGACGGTTGCGGCCGGACCAGGGATCTCTGGTGAAGGATGTGATTGTGCCGTACTCGCATCGGATTAAAACATATACAGGTGACGTTGGTATTGATGAACGCAACACCTTGTTGTTTTTCATGGGAAATCGATATCGCAAAGAG GGAGGGAAGATCCGAGACACGCTCTTTCAAATTCTAGATACAGAAAAAGATGTTATAATAAAGCATGGAGCACAATCCAGAGAGAGCCGGCGGGCAGCTTCACAAGGAATGCATACATCCAAATTTTGCTTACATCCTGCGGGGGATACTCCATCTGCCTGCCGATTATTTGATGCTATTGTTAGCTTGTGCGTTCCAGTGATTATTAGTGATAGTATTGAGTTGCCTTTTGAAGACACTATAGACTATAGAAAGATTGCTGTATTTGTGGAAACTGCTCCTGCAATACAGCCAGGATACTTGGTGTCAATTTTGAGAGGCATAACCCGGGATAGAATCTTGGAATATCAGAAAGAACTAAAAGAG GTGAAGCGATACTTTGAATACGATGAACCAGATGGAACAGTGAATGAGATTTGGCGCCAAGTTTCGAAAAAACTACCCTTGATCAAATTGATGATTAACCGGGAGAAAAGGCTGTTTACAAAGGAAACTGATTGCTCCTGCATATGTACAAACCAGACTGCCATTAGAACCTTATAG
- the LOC127100354 gene encoding uncharacterized protein LOC127100354, with protein sequence MAGRNDAAMAAAMQAMAQAVQNLPNAGGDAASRSLATFQRENPPVFKGKHDPDAALGWLKEIERIFRVMDCTPTQKVRYGTHMLAVEADDWWLETHERLTAAGEVITWDVFRREFMRKYYPEDVRGKKEIEFLELKQGNMSVTDYAAKFVELSKFYPHYTGAGAEFSKCIKFENGLRSEIKKAVGYQKIRIFTELVDSCRIFEEDNNAHYKIVSDRRGKQHQNRGKPYDAPAGKGKQRAAPAQRASGGGAPAGIVCFKCGQAGHK encoded by the coding sequence atggctggaaggaatgacgctgcaatggctgccgcaatgcaagcgatggcacaagctgtgcagaacttgccaaatgctggtggtgatgctgcatcacgtagcttggcgacttttcagagagagaatccgccggtgtttaaggggaagcatgatccagatgcagccttgggatggttgaaagagattgagagaatcttccgtgttatggattgcactccaactcagaaggttcggtatggtactcacatgctagcagtcgaagctgatgactggtggctagagactcacgagaggttgactGCGGCAGGCGAAGTCATTACgtgggatgtattccgtagggaattcatgagaaagtattatccggaagatgttcgtggtaagaaggaaattgagttccttgagctgaagcaaggaaacatgtctgtcactgattatgctgcaaaatttgtggagctgtccaaattttatcctcattacactggtgctggtgctgaattttcgaagtgcatcaagtttgaaaatggattgcgctctgaaattaagaaggctgttgggtatcagaagatacgcatttttactgaattggttgatagctgcaggatatttgaagaagataataatgctcattacaagattgtcagtgatcgcagaggcaagcaacatcaaaaccgtggcaagccgtatgatgctccagctggaaaagggaagcaaagagctgctccggctcagagagctagtgggggaggtgctcctgctggtatagtttgcttcaaatgtggtcaggctggtcataag